ttttttttatagcgtTAACTAGTCAGAATGGAGGGTGAAAAGGAGAGGGTCTCTACAGAAACATCAGCAATAGATAGTATCCGTAACAATAAAACTGAACCATCACAAAATGTTAGCTTCTtggttgccggggtcagtgaACCATAACAACCAGGTAGCATTTTAGATTGCAGCCTGGTAGCTAATTTCAGGGGGTTATTTCCCAATTGGAAATTGTTTGCTGTTGCTCTAATAAGATAATGCTGAGCTTGATCGTGTTCTCTCTTTCCTGGAATCCAGACATGAGAGCAGGATTATAATGAGCGGTGTGATGTGTGTTTAGCGATCATGTTACTGTAACAACAGCATGACAGCACAGATGTACATTCCCATGTTTCTTGAATTGACAGCGTAATTGCTACAAACACATCACAGGTGGATGAAGATTTGAATGTCATTATGGTCTTGCAAATAGCAAATGAGGCAAATTCCCTGGGCTAAATATTAGGCTCTCTTAGGCCATCAGTTTTGGGAAataatgtgactgtgggatagcaggtatagtagggagagatggtgtctataataacagtggataatagtctctgggaagggagtgtgactgtgggatagcaggtatagtagggagagatggtgtctatagtaacagtgggataatagtctctgggaagggagtgtggctgtgggataacaggtatagtagggagagatggtgtctatagtaacagtgggataatagtctctgggaagggagtgtgactgtgggatagcaggtatagtagggagagatggtgccaatagtaacagcggttaaatagtctctgggaagggagtgtgactgtgggataacaggtatagtagggagagctgatgtctatagtaacagtggataataggctctgggaagggagtgtgactgtgggatagcaggtatagtagggagaagtgGTACGTAGAATACATATATTTGCAATGGGGATAATAATCCATCCAGTAACTGGCTAGTAGTATTGGCACCCAAGGCAAATAATACTACTTTGCCCAGCACCCTATCATCTGCCTTCCATCTTCTTGCTCATCCAGCCTCCTTCCCCCACCGCTTGGTCCACACAGCTTCTACCCAATCCTGTTCCTTACTCACCCCCTAACTAGCACAATATCCAGATGTGCAAGTTACGGTTTGCCGATACAAAGTAAGCACGGGGCTGCCTTGCACCCACTCTGTACCTTGTGCTATATTGTGACTTTTAGTGCTACCCCTTGTCTATTTCCCCCTAATGACTTTCTGCTTTTAAACCTATTAGTATATTTTACCTATTAATATGTTGTCCTGCACTTTTGTTCCAGAAATATTAGTGGAGGCCAGATTTTGGACACTGAGAACAGATCATGGACTCAATCTCTCTCTGGATTTCAAACAAAATTGATTTTATACGATACTTGATTGTGGGTTTCCCAGAGGCAGAGAATGACTTTCCGCCCCCTTGGTCCATGAGGTCTCCATTCCCAACGTGGAATATTTACTCCAAGGCTTTCCTCTCCGCCTCCCTTATGTGTTATATTGTGGCTTTCTCCATGGGCTTatggcaagggtcaaaacactgTACAAAGGGTGTGGTCAGGAGAACGTCTGTCCCAGTGTTACATGCCCCGGCAGGGTGGCACCGCCCTCTACTGGCCACTTGGAATCAAATGTTCACTCTCTTCATCATCCTCTGCCTGTTCATTTCAGTCCCGTGGGAATGGGTGCGCTTGTATCAGATGGAAGTGGCCAAGAAAACATCCGTTCTCAGTGAGGTAAGTGCCCTGTTCGCTTTCTCACTTTTATACTACTCTACCCTTCCCAATTTACCCCACTGTTGTTATCTCTCTAACCCTATCATTACCATTGTGCAGCTCTAAAGTCCTATTGGACACATTAAAGTGGGCAGGGCTTTGTttagactagagtcctgcgcgcgtcttttttttggaacccgtacccgcaacctgcaatccgcaacccgcattcttacccgcttggacccgatacccgacccgcaagtaccttatccgcaacccggacccgctgaccatcaagactcaggaagtgctgttattgtaaaccggaagtgacatcatcgaaagtaggcgtgatcagaaaaaaaggagtaaaaatcggtATTGACAAAACCTGCGGcgcgacctgcaacccgcagaaccgccgacccgcatctatacccgcgaCTGGAActtcaacccgcagggtaccgcaggtttttgcgggtacccgacccgctgcagaacTCTAGCTTAGGCACAAATAAAGCAGGACTTCTGCTTCAAATAAAGACATATTCTCATATGCGTAATTTAATGGTATGTAAAGTCAAATCAATCATTTTTGCTTTTACGGGGCCTTCAAGctgaatttacattttccctCCGCAAATTGGAAGCAGACGGTCGCATTATTCATTTTATCACCCGTAGTTcccaattttgtgttttttattttctgctctgAGTCACCACTGTCTGGTTTGGGCCTCCACCaagccttttctcttttattgATAGGGGAAGTCGCTTCCCAGTATTTGAAGTCCGGACCGCTAATGGCGCTCTGCGGAAAAGCAatttgtcttttcatttttttttctaaattaaaacagAAGTTTTAAATATTCTTGATTGGAACAAGATACCCTTGTTTCCTGGAAATAAAATCCCAGGTTGAGCCAAACCTGCACGCAAATCCTGCATCGAATACTTTTCCGGGGTCAGTAACTCTGTTCGCTGGCGTATTGAGTGTAGCtgtttgtattaaaggggaagtaaagtataaaatataataaggctagaaatgctgtattttgtatactaaacataaacatgaatttcctgcaccacaagcctaatcaaagttggccacagggggtcaccatcttgtaactttgttaaacatctttgcaagaccaagactgtgcacaagCTCAGTgggatctgggctgcttagggatcgtcataaattatcaaaacagcacaagtcaaataatatctgccagaagccgatacagcaagactgattaataatcagaatatgcagactgcactatctaatgtggattttatagtttttgtattgtttaatacaaactttctcttactctgcagaaccagtggctgcagcaaaataatcctctaaatagaatcccagtttatctgtttaaatctggctccatgatctttgtccctgcagctggagttggaaacagtaaaggggatgtaaagccaaaaataaaattcagtacaaatctctacacagtcgccgactgttctacagggaaacaaacaaagctgcttgagttctgcatggctggaaagtatgGCGGGGCTCATcctgttgttcataagtatgattgtttctctgcagagcagttagggatcgtctgacaattcctatccacagcagtttttataaaaacggtacacattttttaattaaagtatattggagataggtttctttttaattaaagaaattaaaaattgtattttattttttttcctttacatgccctttaagtcaatgTTTTAAGCATTTGGTGATCAGTTGCAGCCAATGAAAGCTGCAGTTAGTTTATCCATAAGCAGCAATGGCAAGTGTTGTCCATGAAGCGTCCAGCAACCCTCAATGGTTACAGGCTGTTTGGGCATAGAGGGAGGCTCTAAGTTCTTGGTCACAATTTGCCTCCTGCACGTGATTCTTTTGGTGCAATCCTGATTGAGGCACCCTGCAGTGGGAAccctgttttttcttatggcaactttttttgtcctaatgcattaaagtcattgggcgttttttcttatggtgactttttttttccaagtacattaaagtcaaagggcgttttttttcttatggtgacttttttgtccttatgcattaaagtcaatgggtgttttttcttatggggactTTTTTTTGACTCTATAGCATCCTGACTGAATGAGTTGTAAAAGAAACCGCTGTCATATGGTTCCTGCCAATTTCATACCAACGCCTTCCCCAATAGACATGCACACCTGGTACCTACAGGCTACAGCATAGGTGTTTCTCCCAAAGGCTCCTGGGAGGACAACAGGGCAGCACAGCGTAGGTTCCAAACTTCTGCTTTACACAAGTAGCTGCACAGCAGCCCAATTCATTCATTTCATGAggaacttaccctttaaacaggcAGTTGACCAATTGCAGTATGCAAATTCTTTGTAGTTTGTAAACACCATTCCAGATTCATTAATAACGGAAACTTGTGACTAGCAGAACCATtcacagggaaaaaaactctTAACTCTCATCCTTcgttttttcaaagttttatttttgaagtacatgaaaaggacaaataaaaagaCAACTTGTGTTAAATTTGACTTTGCACAAATTTCCCCCCCccttataaaattatattttctgaaatttggaccAACTGATTGTAAAGTAGATGGTTTCTGTCTGGGAGCGGCAGAGCTGTAATCGTCCCCGAAATTTCTATAACTGTTGTTGCGTGAAaacaatatttaatgtttaaaggggaaattcacctaaaaaactaatttttttttgtttaatgaaagaaaatgtaattctaagtcaCTTCCAAATATCCATTCATTCAAGTGCAGTTGTTACTGAATCagtcccccaaatgtaataaaagaaattacaaccaatcagcaggtagcatttactggtcacctgtataaaagcaagcatcttatataaggtttatatttaactactgtggttttattttttaaagggttttttttttctctcttgggtgctaaacaacaaagtttggtgtgctagtgtgcttacagcaagtttgtcacaacctgctttacttttcagttagttttccctccgtttgagggggtggggtttgattagttgcacctgaacagactgtataaatagaacccctgggactccagtggagcttgctctagtgcagtgatccccaacaagttgctctccaaccccttggatgttgctcccagtggcctcaaagcaggagcttatttttgaattccaggcttggaggcaagttttagttgtataaaaaatagatgtactaccaaacagagcctcaatgtaggttgacaatccatataggggctaccaaatggccaatcacatcacttatttggcagcccaaaaacatttttcatgcttatgttgctccccaacaccttttacttctgaatgttgctcacgggttcaaaaggttggggatctctgctctagtgttagcttctcttaagtgtttgctcgttaagtgggtgatctgtaagtggagttataaacaccggagttaagtgggtgatctgtaagtggagttataaacactggaGTTAAGTGggtgatctgtaagtggagttataaacaccggagttaagtgggtgatctgtaagtggagttataaacaccagagttgaaaactaaaggaggttcaaactaggtcaaaactttgttctaaaccctaatttttattttttcctgttttgatctgtaactgggataatgagtgctagcaagattgaaggtctgactcagtgcacagtctgccatatgtatgcagatttggaacaagagatccaaaatgcttacctctgtggtggttgtgagcaaattaccactttggaggctcaagttagagcactagagcaacaaattgcaacactgcggtcgattgacaatcttgaaaggagtcttttgctcactgagcaggacctagcggggtcagatagtttggggggaacagaacagcagcaggatgttgaggcagctagctgggtgacagttagaaaatctaaggtgggcaaaaggaaaatggaggctgatccggagattatacatcgcaacaaatttgccaggtTGTGTGAAGAtcatgggagtatgaactctggattggcaattctagatggggctctaacagccgggagaccagtttctctagtagtggtggggaggagagtagagtcaggcctaagcagattatggttgtaggggattcaattattaggaaagtggatagggtaatttgtcgtccagatcgctacaaccgaacagtttgctgtctacctggtgccagggttcggcatgtggttgatcggatagacaaattattgggtggggctgggcatgacccagctgtcttagtgcatattggtactaatgacaaaataaatggtagatggaagaccttaaagagtgatttcagggatctaggctctaagatcatggaaaggtcttccaatgtcatcttttctgaaattttgcccgtgccacgtgcaagtttaggaaaacagcttagggagctaaatgcgtggctcaagtcttggtgtaggaaggaagggtttgggttcctagagcactgggctgatttttcgttggggtacaacctatacagtcgtgacggtttgcacctcaatggaagggggtccgcggtgctgggggaaagaatggctaagaggttggaggagtgtttaaactaggcaagggggggtgggtgagataaagaattatggggaagctagggtagacggggcagtggggttagtaaggggtcatgggggaggagtgagggggccatacagtttaccagctaaggaggtctctctgttacaaggaaaacagaataatactaactttacatataattctccactaagtaatgcaaatttcaaaagtaaaagtagtaacctccgctgtaagctggcaaatgcacagagtttgtcaggtaaaatgggagacctagaattaattgcatgctctaaaaattatgatataattggtatcactgagacctggtgggatgaaacatgtaactggattgtgaatttaaatggttacaccctttttaggagggacagagggattaaaaagtgtggaggagtgtgtttgtatgtaaagcctgaattaaagccatgcgctaaagaaataacaatagctggcactggtgagggtgtagaatcactctgggtagagattttgactgggcaaaaggtaacaaaaagaattatcatttgtgtatgctataaaccacctcgtataagtgtcgagtatgaagcccagctactcttgcagatacaagcggcttcacagctgggtcaagttgttgctatgggtgacttcaattatccagacattgactggggtaatggagttgctaagacagaaaaagctagtaggtttgtaaatatgctgaatgacaactttttattccagctcgttcaagaacctactaggaataactctcttttggaccttgtaataactaacaatactgaactcatctctaacatttgtgtgggtgaacatttagggaatagtgatcataacatggtctcctttgagattctgttgcagaagcaattctataagggagtaactaaaacactaaatttcagacgtgcaaactttgacagtattacggcatctctgcaacatattaagtgggaaatgcttttcacagggttaaacacagaacaaaaatgggaagtctttaaaatgctgcttaataaatatacttgtcagtatattccacttgtaagcaaggaacatcgttgcaaagcaaaacctttttggttcaatagaagcgttggtgttgaggtgggtaagaaaagacgtgcttttaaggctttcaagttagctgggacagccgacatttataaggtacaaggaggccaataaatcatgcaaagaagctatg
The Xenopus laevis strain J_2021 chromosome 9_10S, Xenopus_laevis_v10.1, whole genome shotgun sequence DNA segment above includes these coding regions:
- the LOC108702636 gene encoding chloride channel CLIC-like protein 1 isoform X1; translated protein: MDSISLWISNKIDFIRYLIVGFPEAENDFPPPWSMRSPFPTWNIYSKAFLSASLMCYIVAFSMGLWQGSKHCTKGVVRRTSVPVLHAPAGWHRPLLATWNQMFTLFIILCLFISVPWEWVRLYQMEVAKKTSVLSEGYRRQCDGQDLSLWETIRVLLSWNFSWASNSCEDYYKAIIVDPFWEVTPLMAIGSAVTRTTIHPLELLSHVLGRSLRNIMKEIPSQWQLPVFLLFPLTLLTLLFTIYLGRNRTIQVTCQASTMKTRSKSIKAS
- the LOC108702636 gene encoding uncharacterized protein LOC108702636 isoform X2, which produces MDSISLWISNKIDFIRYLIVGFPEAENDFPPPWSMRSPFPTWNIYSKAFLSASLMCYIVAFSMGLWQGSKHCTKGVVRRTSVPVLHAPAGWHRPLLATWNQMFTLFIILCLFISVPWEWVRLYQMEVAKKTSVLSEAIGSAVTRTTIHPLELLSHVLGRSLRNIMKEIPSQWQLPVFLLFPLTLLTLLFTIYLGRNRTIQVTCQASTMKTRSKSIKAS